CACTTATTTTATAGGTTGTTTTAATCTCACGTCTGAATTCAGCGCTTGTAATACTGTTTGATTTTTAGAATTTTTTTAATCTATGTGTTATGGAAAATCTGAGAAACTATGCTATTATCGCAATAGCAATATGTACCATTGCAATGTGCAGTACAGAAAATGCCCCGGCAGAAAATAAAGATTATATATGCCGACCCGCAGACTCACTCAATACGGAGCATTTTATAAAGCAAATGTCAGCCAGCAATGCGAAAGAATTAAGTCTTTCAAAGCTCGCAAAAAAAAGATCCCGAAACTCGAAAGTCAGGGAATACGCCACCCGGGTTATGGATGCATGCATCCTTGCTAATTCGGATCTTGCCCCATTTGCTATATTAAAGAACATCAAAATGCCGGATTCGGTAACCATTGATTCTGATAACTCTTACACTACATTACAACAGTCTGGACGGGCAGATTTTGACAAAGAGTATTTATCAATGATCACTGATAGTCATAATCAGGCTATCGCTTTATTAACCAATATGGCAATGGCCCGCGATACTGCCATATCATCATTTGCAGATAAACATTTACCTGTATTCAGAAGACATCTCGATGAGGGTAATTATCTAAGCCGGCATCTGCATCGCAAAATGAAAACAAGTTAATAAATGGCTTAAGAAAGTCAGCACACAGCAGCGGATATAATTTATCCCCTGCTGTGCTTCAGGACTTAATTTTTATACTAAATACACATTTGTTTTCTTTGGGAATATCAATATCAATGAATAGTTTTGATAAGATCACTGTTTCCTGACCACCACTATCACAAGAGACGCTGAAGAAAATAATTGACAAAACAGCTATGGAAAACCAGCCATTTTTATGCAGTACCTGCGGTGTGGAATATGCACCTGCCCCAACTCCGCCTCAGCATTGTAAAATATGTGAAGATGAACGGCAGTATGTGAATCCTAAAGGACAAAGCTGGACTACTTTAACTCAGGTTAACAAATCGTACAAAAACATCATAGAAAAAGTAGCGCCCGAAATATATGCTATTTATTCCACGCCTTCTTTTGCCATCGGACAGAGAGCACATTTGTTGATTACTCCTCAGGGTAATATCCTTTGGGACTGTATTGCCAATCTGGATGAAACGACTATTGACCTGATCGGCAAAATAGGTGGAATTGATGCTATCGCTATCTCAC
This portion of the Pedobacter lusitanus genome encodes:
- a CDS encoding DUF4142 domain-containing protein: MENLRNYAIIAIAICTIAMCSTENAPAENKDYICRPADSLNTEHFIKQMSASNAKELSLSKLAKKRSRNSKVREYATRVMDACILANSDLAPFAILKNIKMPDSVTIDSDNSYTTLQQSGRADFDKEYLSMITDSHNQAIALLTNMAMARDTAISSFADKHLPVFRRHLDEGNYLSRHLHRKMKTS